One Cucumis sativus cultivar 9930 chromosome 1, Cucumber_9930_V3, whole genome shotgun sequence DNA segment encodes these proteins:
- the LOC101216696 gene encoding BAHD acyltransferase At5g47980 yields the protein MELQILTKEIIKPSSPTPSHLHRFNISLLDQLSTAGYVPVILFFPNSNGAPSFHERSHRLKKSLAETLTRFYPLAGRPRQNSYIDCNDDGAEYVEARANCVLSDFLKEPTPDLLAQFLPIKTEAPEAADGGRMLLVQVTLFECGGMAMGISFSHKLVDASSISVILKCWSAAALGSDPVEPEFLQASLVPPPEGIPIAVPPTDLGGKVKCSSRRLVFNGQEITVLKSKAATDITPNPTRVEVVTALIWKCAMKAATQETKPFSPNLSVMSQTVNLRKRLTPPSPDYSIGNLVGNFVTDPIPASEKDLKGLVELLRDGVKEFNKNGIRRYEGKDCFAKILEGLQQGGGLFMRDDVAFYICSSWTRFGLYEMDFGWGKPGWVSIGSIMFLNFVVLMDTKDGEGIEAWVTLKEDEMASFQNDDELLSFASVNPRVLI from the exons ATGGAACTTCAAATTCTGACCAAAGAAATCATCAAACCTTCTTCTCCAACCCCTTCTCATCTTCATCGTTTCAATATCTCTCTCCTCGACCAGCTCTCCACCGCCGGTTACGTCCCTGTCATTCTCTTTTTCCCCAATTCCAACGGAGCGCCGTCTTTCCACGAAAGATCCCACCGTCTAAAGAAGTCACTGGCGGAGACTTTGACTCGATTTTACCCACTCGCCGGCCGTCCCAGACAGAATAGCTATATCGATTGTAACGACGACGGCGCTGAGTATGTCGAAGCTCGAGCCAACTGTGTTCTCTCCGATTTTCTTAAGGAACCCACGCCAGACCTCCTCGCTCAGTTTCTTCCAATTAAAACCGAAGCCCCCGAGGCCGCCGACGGCGGACGCATGCTCTTAGTTCAG gTGACGTTATTCGAATGCGGAGGAATGGCAATGGGCATAAGCTTCTCTCACAAACTAGTCGATGCATCCTCCATTAGCGTCATCTTAAAATGCTGGTCCGCAGCGGCGCTAGGCTCCGACCCGGTGGAGCCAGAGTTTCTTCAAGCATCTTTGGTACCACCGCCGGAGGGAATTCCAATCGCCGTCCCACCAACAGACTTAGGCGGCAAAGTCAAATGCAGTAGCCGAAGGTTAGTTTTCAACGGCCAAGAAATCACCGTTCTAAAATCCAAAGCCGCGACTGACATCACACCAAACCCAACCCGCGTGGAGGTCGTAACGGCTCTCATTTGGAAATGTGCAATGAAAGCAGCAACTCAAGAAACGAAGCCTTTTTCCCCAAATCTCTCCGTCATGTCCCAGACCGTTAATTTACGCAAAAGACTAACCCCACCATCGCCGGATTATTCGATCGGTAACCTCGTCGGCAACTTCGTCACTGACCCAATTCCGGCGTCGGAGAAAGACTTGAAGGGGCTCGTGGAGTTATTGAGAGATGGGGTtaaagaatttaataaaaatgggATTAGAAGATACGAAGGGAAAGATTGTTTTGCGAAGATACTTGAAGGGCTCCAACAGGGTGGGGGTTTGTTTATGAGAGATGACGTGGccttttatatttgtagtAGTTGGACCCGGTTCGGTTTGTACGAGATGGATTTCGGGTGGGGAAAACCGGGTTGGGTGAGCATTGGGAGTAttatgtttttgaattttgtggtTCTTATGGACACTAAAGATGGGGAAGGAATTGAAGCTTGGGTCACtttgaaagaagatgaaatggcttcttttcaaaatgatGATGAGTTGCTTTCTTTTGCTTCTGTAAACCCTAGAGTCCTAATTTAG
- the LOC101213476 gene encoding zerumbone synthase, protein MSSNGVSSSISKRLAGKVALITGGASGIGESTVRLFVENGAKVVVADVQDDLGAVLCKELDDTGFNVSYFHCDVTDESDISNAVDYAVEKYGKLDIMFNNAGIRGDVGSTTLTADMNDFRKVFDVNVFGSFMGAKHAARVMAPAKTGCILFTSSMASVICSGNAPAYAASKHAIIGLMKTLAVELGSQGIRVNAISPYATVTPMLVPSRNVEEKKAMEAFISLSGNLQGAVMEAEDVAKAALYLGSDESKYVSGLNLVVDGGFSLTNPSFELNAKIYAQ, encoded by the exons atgagttccAATGGAGTTTCTTCATCCATCTCCAAAAG ATTGGCCGGAAAAGTGGCTTTGATAACCGGCGGAGCAAGTGGAATCGGCGAGTCGACGGTGAGGCTTTTCGTGGAGAATGGAGCCAAAGTGGTGGTTGCCGATGTCCAGGATGACCTTGGCGCTGTTCTCTGCAAAGAGCTTGACGACACTGGCTTTAACGTTTCCTATTTTCATTGTGATGTCACCGATGAATCTGATATCTCGAATGCAGTTGACTACGCTGTCGAAAAGTATGGAAAGCTCGACATCATGTTCAACAATGCTGGCATTCGCGGTGATGTAGGCTCCACGACGTTAACTGCAGACATGAATGACTTCAGGAAAGTCTTTGATGTCAACGTGTTCGGTAGTTTCATGGGAGCTAAACATGCCGCCAG AGTGATGGCTCCAGCGAAGACAGGGTGCATTCTTTTTACGTCAAGCATGGCATCGGTGATATGTAGTGGTAACGCACCGGCATATGCAGCGTCGAAGCACGCAATCATAGGACTGATGAAGACGCTAGCAGTGGAATTGGGGTCACAGGGAATTAGAGTGAACGCTATATCACCGTACGCGACGGTGACGCCGATGCTGGTGCCATCGAGGAACGTGGAGGAGAAGAAGGCAATGGAGGCCTTCATTTCGTTATCAGGGAACTTGCAAGGGGCAGTAATGGAGGCTGAAGATGTAGCCAAAGCAGCTCTATATTTAGGAAGTGATGAGTCCAAATATGTGAGTGGATTGAATTTGGTGGTTGATGGTGGCTTTAGTCTTACTAATCCTAGCTTTGAATTGAATGCCAAAATTTATGCACAATGA
- the LOC101212994 gene encoding alcohol dehydrogenase-like 6 → MSSSSSSFPAVLTCKAAVAWGPGQPLVIEEVEVSPPQPMEIRVKVVSTSLCRSDLSAWETQAIFPRIFGHEASGVVESVGPGVTEFSEGDHVLTLFTGECKTCRHCTSGKSNMCQVLGLERKGVMHSDQKTRFSIKGKPIYHYCAVSSFSEYTVVHSGCAVKVSLAVPLEKICLLSCGVAAGLGAAWNVADISEGSTVVIYGLGTVGLSVAQGAKVRGASKIIGVDINPEKSEIAKTFGITHFVNPKECSESIQQVINRITDGGADYAFECIGDTGMITTALQSCCQGWGLTVTLGVPKVNPELTAHYGILLSGRTLRGSLFGGWKPKSDLPSLVDMYTKKEIQIDEYITHNISFEDINQAFTLMKEGKCLRCVIHLPA, encoded by the exons ATGTCCTCCtcgtcttcttctttcccGGCGGTTCTTACTTGCAAAG CCGCGGTCGCTTGGGGACCTGGACAACCATTGGTGATTGAAGAGGTGGAAGTCAGTCCTCCTCAACCTATGGAAATCAGAGTTAAAGTTGTTTCTACTTCTTTGTGTCGCAGCGATCTCTCTGCTTGGGAAACTCAG GCTATTTTTCCTCGCATATTTGGCCATGAAGCATCAGG tgtTGTTGAGAGTGTTGGCCCTGGAGTGACTGAATTCAGTGAAGGTGACCATGTGCTTACACTATTCACTGGAGAATGCAAGACATGTAGACATTGCACATCAGGTAAAAGCAACATGTGCCAAGTTTTGGGACTAGAGAGGAAAGGTGTAATGCATAGTGATCAGAAGACCCGCTTCTCTATCAAAGGCAAAccaatttatcattattgtgCGGTTTCAAGTTTCAGTGAATACACCGTGGTGCACTCAGGGTGTGCTGTCAAAGTCAGCTTGGCTGTACCTCTTGAGAAAATATGTCTTTTAAGCTGCGGGGTGGCCGCAG GTTTGGGTGCCGCTTGGAATGTTGCTGATATATCTGAAGGTTCAACTGTGGTGATATATGGTCTGGGGACTGTAGGCCTATCT GTTGCACAAGGTGCCAAAGTTAGGGGTGCGTCGAAAATAATTGGTGTTGATATTAATCCTGAAAAGAGTGAAATAG CTAAAACTTTTGGAATTACTCATTTTGTTAATCCGAAGGAATGCAGTGAATCTATTCAACAG GTCATTAATCGAATTACTGATGGAGGAGCTGATTATGCATTTGAGTGTATAGGTGACACAGGAATGATTACTACTGCTTTGCAGTCATGTTGTCAA GGTTGGGGTCTGACTGTTACACTAGGTGTCCCAAAAGTGAATCCAGAATTAACGGCCCACTATGGAATACTTCTTAGTGGAAGAACACTAAGAGGATCCCTTTTTGGCGGATGGAAACCAAAATCTGATCTCCCCTCATTAGTAGACATGTATACCAAGAAG GAAATTCAAATTGACGAGTACATCACACACAACATATCCTTTGAAGATATCAACCAAGCTTTCACTCTcatgaaggaagggaagtgTTTACGTTGTGTTATTCACTTACCAgcatga
- the LOC101213710 gene encoding uncharacterized protein LOC101213710 has translation MWTILLGLATLAIAYYIHWVNKWKDSKFNGVLPPGTMGLPLIGETIQLSRPSDSLDVHPFIQRKVKRYGPIFKTCLAGRPVVVSTDAEFNHYIMLQEGRAVEMWYLDTLSKFFGLDTEWLKALGLIHKYIRSITLNHFGAESLRERFLPRIEESARETLHYWSTQTSVEVKESAAAMVFRTSIVKMFSEDSSKLLTEGLTKKFTGLLGGFLTLPLNLPGTTYHKCIKDMKQIQKKLKDILEERLAKGVKIDEDFLGQAIKDKESQQFISEEFIIQLLFSISFASFESISTTLTLILNFLADHPDVVKELEAEHEAIRKARADPDGPITWEEYKSMNFTLNVICETLRLGSVTPALLRKTTKEIQIKGYTIPEGWTVMLVTASRHRDPEVYKDPDTFNPWRWKELDSITIQKNFMPFGGGLRHCAGAEYSKVYLCTFLHILFTKYRWRKLKGGKIARAHILRFEDGLYVNFTPKE, from the exons ATGTGGACGATCTTGCTCGGTTTGGCGACGTTGGCAATTGCCTACTATATTCATTGGGTTAACAAATGGAAGGATTCTAAATTCAACGGAGTTTTGCCGCCGGGCACCATGGGGCTGCCCCTCATCGGAGAAACCATTCAACTTAGTCGCCCTAGTGACTCCCTTGATGTTCATCCTTTCATTCAACGCAAAGTTAAAAG ataTGGACCGATCTTCAAGACTTGTTTGGCGGGAAGGCCGGTGGTGGTTTCAACGGATGCAGAGTTTAACCATTACATAATGCTCCAAGAAGGAAGGGCCGTAGAAATGTGGTATTTGGATACACTCTCTAAATTCTTTGGCCTTGACACTGAATGGCTCAAAGCCCTTGGCCTCATCCACAAATACATTAGAAGCATTACTTTGAACCACTTTGGTGCTGAGTCCCTTCGTGAGCGTTTCCTTCCTCGTATCGAAGAATCCGCTCGAGAAACCCTTCATTATTGGTCAACTCAAACCAGCGTTGAAGTCAAGGAATCAGCCGCTGCG ATGGTTTTCAGAACTTCGATTGTTAAGATGTTTAGTGAAGATTCTAGTAAATTACTGACAGAAGGTCTCACTAAGAAGTTCACAGGACTTCTCGGAGGTTTTCTCACCTTGCCTCTAAATTTGCCTGGCACTACCTATCATAAATGCATAAAG GACATGAAGCAAATCCAAAAGAAGCTAAAAGACATTTTAGAGGAAAGATTGGCTAAAGGGGTTAAAATTGATGAAGATTTCTTGGGGCAAGCCATTAAAGATAAAGAATCTCAACAATTCATTTCAGAGGAATTCATTATCCAGTTGTTGTTTTCCATCAGCTTTGCTAGCTTTGAGTCCATCTCTACCACTCTTACTTTGATTCTCAACTTCCTCGCCGATCACCCCGACGTAGTGAAAGAATTGGAG GCTGAGCATGAGGCTATTAGAAAGGCAAGGGCAGATCCAGATGGACCAATCACTTGGGAAGAATACAAATCCATGAATTTCACACTCAAT gtCATCTGTGAAACACTTAGGTTGGGAAGTGTAACACCTGCTTTGTTGAGGAAGACAACCAAggaaattcaaataaaag GATACACAATTCCAGAAGGATGGACAGTAATGCTTGTGACCGCTTCTCGTCATAGAGATCCAGAAGTGTACAAGGATCCCGATACCTTCAATCCATGGCGTTGGAAG GAGTTGGACTCAATTACTATTCAAAAGAACTTCATGCCATTTGGGGGAGGCTTAAGGCATTGTGCTGGTGCTGAATACTCTAAAGTCTATTTGTGCACTTTCCTTCATATCCTTTTCACCAAATACAG ATGGAGAAAACTAAAGGGAGGAAAGATTGCAAGGGCTCATATATTGAGGTTTGAAGATGGGTTATATGTGAACTTCACTCCCAAGGAATGA
- the LOC101210477 gene encoding probable 2-oxoglutarate-dependent dioxygenase AOP1 codes for MMRMATNMSDEQLPVVKFCSQNLKSGTEEWVSTTKKVREALEEYGCFVALYDTVSAEVSSNMFDSLKELFDEVPLERKLQNVSEKPYHGYFGQNPLMPIHESMGIEHPILPTNINSFTNLMWPSRGNHSFRENVTAYANLVSELDKRVKSMVFESYGVGNALRSHMESTKYLMRMIKYRVPKEKEMNLGAFPHTDKSFLTILHQNEVNGLQIKTRDNKWIQYHPFSSSSTSSFIVMAGDAFFAWSNGRIYSPPHRVIMSGNKERYSVGLFSFNNGIVQIPKELVDDKHPQLFKPFDHQDYLRFYSTERGQNSPCAIKAYCGVGNSLIDTDTRSPLLLH; via the exons atgatGAGAATGGCAACAAATATGAGTGATGAACAACTCCCAGTTGTGAAGTTTTGTTCACAGAATTTGAAGAGTGGAACTGAGGAATGGGTTTCCACAACGAAGAAAGTTCGGGAAGCTCTTGAGGAATATGGTTGTTTCGTAGCATTATACGACACCGTTTCAGCAGAAGTAAGTTCCAATATGTTTGATTCTTTAAAAGAGTTGTTTGATGAAGTTCCTTTGGAGAGGAAGCTTCAGAATGTTTCTGAGAAGCCATACCATGGCTACTTTGGTCAAAACCCTCTAATGCCCATCCATGAAAGTATGGGAATCGAACACCCCATTCTCCCCACCAATATCAACTCTTTCACTAATCTCATGTGGCCTTCTCGTGGAAACCACTCTTTCCG TGAGAATGTGACAGCGTATGCGAATTTGGTATCGGAATTGGATAAAAGGGTGAAAAGCATGGTGTTTGAAAGCTATGGGGTTGGGAATGCATTAAGAAGCCATATGGAATCCACAAAATATCTTATGAGAATGATAAAATACCGAGTcccaaaggaaaaagagatgaaTTTGGGAGCATTTCCTCATACTGATAAGAGCTTTCTCACAATTCTTCATCAAAACGAAGTAAATGGTTTACAGATCAAAACAAGAGATAACAAATGGATTCAATAtcatcctttttcttcttcttcgacCTCATCTTTCATTGTCATGGCTGGAGATGCTTTCTTT GCATGGAGCAATGGCAGGATCTACTCACCACCACACAGAGTGATAATGAGTGGAAACAAAGAGAGATATTCAGTTGGATTGTTTTCATTCAACAATGGAATTGTTCAAATTCCTAAAGAATTGGTTGATGACAAACATCCACAATTGTTTAAACCCTTTGATCATCAAGACTATCTTCGTTTCTACAGCACCGAGAGAGGTCAAAATTCTCCTTGTGCCATCAAAGCTTATTGTGGAGTTGGAAATAGCCTCATTGATACGGATACTCGGAGTCCTCTTCTCTTGCATTGA
- the LOC101213233 gene encoding protein DETOXIFICATION 35 — protein sequence MEATAPFLGVNDGDYPPVKTFRELKDVVWSETVKTWAISGPVIFQIVCQYGTNSVTNIFVGQLGEIELSGVSIAISVIATFAFGFMFGMGSATETLCGQAFGAGQIDMLGVYMQRSWIIMFLCALIITPVYVFTTPILKLLGQQDDVAELAGSFSLLILPQLFSFVVAFPTQKFLQAQSKVWTLAWIGFGALLAHVLMLWLFIFQFGWGTTGAALALNISGWGISISQCIYVIGWCRDAWHGFSWLAFKDLWGFVKLSFSSAIMFCLEIWYMSTIIILAGHLPNAVISVDSLSICMNLDGWENIIFIGINVAMSVRVSNELGKARPRAAEYSVYVTVVQSLLLGLLFMVAIFFAKDHFAVIFTSSVTVQKYVSKLAYLLGITMVLNSVQPVVSGVAIGAGWQTLVAYINLGCYYLFGLPLGIILGYVANFGVKGLWGGMIAGIAMQTIMLLIVLYKTNWKKEVEETSGRLQKWSGQGNNKREETKS from the exons ATGGAGGCGACGGCGCCATTTCTCGGCGTCAACGATGGAGACTATCCTCCGGTGAAGACATTTCGGGAGTTGAAGGATGTGGTATGGAGTGAAACGGTGAAGACTTGGGCGATCTCCGGTCCGGTGATATTTCAGATCGTTTGTCAGTACGGAACGAACTCTGTTACGAATATTTTTGTGGGTCAACTTGGAGAAATAGAGCTCTCTGGAGTTTCCATTGCCATCTCTGTTATTGCAACTTTTGCTTTTGGCTTCATG TTTGGCATGGGAAGTGCAACAGAAACGCTGTGTGGGCAAGCATTTGGGGCTGGACAAATCGACATGCTGGGAGTTTATATGCAGAGATCATGGATTATAATGTTCTTATGTGCCTTAATAATCACACCAGTTTATGTTTTTACCACTCCCATTTTGAAGCTTTTGGGGCAACAAGATGATGTGGCTGAACTGGCTGGGAGTTTCTCATTGCTCATACTCCCACAACTGTTCTCCTTTGTTGTGGCTTTTCCAACCCAAAAGTTTCTTCAAGCACAAAGCAAAGTGTGGACATTGGCTTGGATTGGCTTTGGGGCCCTTTTGGCTCATGTTTTGATGCTATGGCTCTTCATTTTTCAGTTTGGTTGGGGAACTACTGGGGCTGCTTTGGCCTTGAACATCTCTGGTTGGGGGATTTCCATTTCTCAATGCATTTATGTGATTGGTTGGTGTAGAGATGCTTGGCATGGTTTCTCTTGGTTGGCTTTCAAAGATTTGTGGGGATTTGTTAAGCTCTCATTTTCCTCTGCtattatgttttgtttggaGATTTGGTACATGAGTACTATCATTATTCTTGCTGGTCATCTTCCAAATGCTGTCATTTCTGTTGATTCTCTTTCCATTTG CATGAACTTGGATGGATGggaaaatatcattttcattggAATCAATGTAGCCATGAG TGTTAGGGTCTCCAATGAACTCGGAAAGGCACGGCCTCGAGCTGCAGAGTACTCTGTCTATGTGACGGTCGTACAGTCTCTTCTGCTTGGTCTCCTTTTCATGgtcgcaatattctttgcgaAGGATCATTTTGCTGTCATCTTCACAAGCAGTGTAACTGTGCAGAAATATGTTTCCAAATTAGCCTATCTTCTTGGCATAACCATGGTTCTCAACAGTGTCCAACCAGTCGTATCAG GTGTGGCCATTGGAGCTGGATGGCAGACATTGGTGGCTTATATAAACTTAGGCTGCTATTACCTTTTTGGTCTCCCTCTTGGGATTATCTTAGGTTATGTAGCAAACTTTGGAGTGAAG GGGCTTTGGGGTGGAATGATAGCCGGGATTGCAATGCAGACGATTATGTTGCTGATTGTTCTGTACAAAACCAACTGGAAGAAAGAA GTAGAGGAAACTTCAGGAAGGCTGCAGAAATGGTCTGGACAAGGCAACAATAAGAGAGAAGAGACTAAAAGCTAA
- the LOC105434400 gene encoding probable 2-oxoglutarate-dependent dioxygenase AOP1 codes for MMRMATNMSDEQLPVVKFCSQNLKSGTEEWVSTTKKVREALEEYGCFVALYDTVSAEVSSNMFDSLKELFDEVPLERKLQNVSEKPYHGYFGQNPLMPIHESMGIEHPILPTNINSFTNLMWPSRGNHSFRENVTAYANLVSELDKRVKSMVFESYGVGNALRSHMESTKYLMRMIKYRVPKEKEMNLGAFPHTDKSFLTILHQNEVNGLQIKTRDNKWIQYHPFSSSSTSSFIVMAGDAFFAWSNGRIYSPPHRVIMSGNKERYSVGLFSFNNGIVQIPKELVDDKHPQLFKPFDHQDYLRFYSTERGQNSPCAIKAYCGVGNSLVDTDTRSPLLLH; via the exons atgatGAGAATGGCAACAAATATGAGTGATGAACAACTCCCAGTTGTGAAGTTTTGTTCACAGAATTTGAAGAGTGGAACCGAGGAATGGGTTTCCACAACGAAGAAAGTTCGGGAAGCTCTTGAGGAATATGGTTGTTTCGTAGCATTATACGACACCGTTTCAGCAGAAGTAAGTTCCAATATGTTTGATTCTTTAAAAGAGTTGTTTGATGAAGTTCCTTTGGAGAGGAAGCTTCAGAATGTTTCTGAGAAGCCATACCATGGCTACTTTGGTCAAAACCCTCTAATGCCCATCCATGAAAGTATGGGAATCGAACACCCCATTCTCCCCACCAATATCAACTCTTTCACTAATCTCATGTGGCCTTCTCGTGGAAACCACTCTTTCCG TGAGAATGTGACAGCGTATGCGAATTTGGTATCGGAATTGGATAAAAGGGTGAAAAGCATGGTGTTTGAAAGCTATGGGGTTGGGAATGCATTAAGAAGCCATATGGAATCCACAAAATATCTTATGAGAATGATAAAATACCGAGTcccaaaggaaaaagagatgaaTTTGGGAGCATTTCCTCATACTGATAAGAGCTTTCTCACAATTCTTCACCAAAACGAAGTAAATGGTTTACAGATCAAAACAAGAGATAACAAATGGATTCAATAtcatcctttttcttcttcttcgacCTCATCTTTCATTGTCATGGCTGGAGATGCTTTCTTT GCATGGAGCAATGGCAGGATCTACTCACCACCACACAGAGTGATAATGAGTGGAAACAAAGAGAGATATTCAGTTGGATTGTTTTCATTCAACAATGGAATTGTTCAAATTCCTAAAGAATTGGTTGATGACAAACATCCACAATTGTTTAAACCCTTTGATCATCAAGACTATCTTCGTTTCTATAGCACCGAGAGAGGCCAAAATTCTCCCTGTGCCATCAAAGCTTACTGTGGAGTCGGAAATAGCCTCGTTGATACGGATACTCGGAGCCCTCTTCTCTTacattga